Proteins encoded by one window of Cyclobacteriaceae bacterium:
- a CDS encoding acyl carrier protein, translating into MSEIAQKVKQIIIDKLGVEESEVTPEASFTNDLGADSLDTVELIMEFEKEFNISIPDDQAENISTVGQAISYLEQNVKK; encoded by the coding sequence ATGTCTGAAATCGCACAAAAAGTAAAACAGATTATCATCGACAAACTCGGTGTTGAAGAATCTGAAGTTACTCCTGAAGCAAGCTTTACCAACGACCTTGGCGCTGACTCCCTTGATACTGTTGAACTGATTATGGAGTTCGAAAAGGAATTCAACATTTCTATTCCTGACGATCAGGCCGAAAACATTTCTACCGTTGGCCAGGCGATCTCTTACCTGGAACAGAACGTTAAGAAGTAA
- a CDS encoding universal stress protein has product MKRILIPTDFSACAKNALKVGSELAAELKAEILLLHVIYTTNGLEKLPENFINYPELKNVVNKARQHLKKDQEQYEKITITTQLEIGTPFQVIITTAKKWKADLIIMGSHGTAEKNHPFVGSNAQKVLRGADCPVLSVQKNHTLKNLKRLTFASNFEDGCEKAAAGIMEFAQTVKAQVQLLYVNTPINFKDTHYIQERFKWFEKKNNKLKFTQAIHCDYDVHRGIAHFLADEKQGIAGIVTRTRKGLPTYTLGIAESVTYHSPVPVLSVNYTK; this is encoded by the coding sequence ATGAAACGCATACTCATTCCAACCGACTTTTCTGCCTGTGCAAAAAATGCATTAAAGGTTGGTTCCGAATTGGCCGCTGAACTAAAGGCTGAAATTTTATTGCTTCATGTAATTTATACAACAAATGGATTGGAGAAACTACCTGAAAATTTTATCAACTATCCAGAATTAAAGAATGTTGTAAACAAGGCCAGGCAACACCTCAAGAAAGATCAGGAACAATACGAGAAAATAACCATCACCACACAATTGGAAATCGGCACTCCCTTTCAGGTGATAATCACTACAGCTAAAAAGTGGAAAGCTGACTTGATCATTATGGGTTCACATGGCACAGCCGAAAAGAATCATCCGTTTGTTGGTTCCAACGCGCAGAAAGTTTTGCGAGGTGCCGATTGCCCGGTGCTGTCGGTACAGAAAAATCACACGCTTAAAAATCTGAAACGATTAACTTTTGCATCAAACTTTGAAGATGGTTGTGAAAAAGCTGCCGCAGGAATCATGGAATTTGCTCAAACGGTAAAAGCTCAGGTTCAACTACTCTATGTAAATACCCCCATTAATTTCAAAGACACACACTATATCCAGGAAAGATTCAAGTGGTTTGAAAAGAAAAATAACAAGTTAAAATTTACACAGGCCATTCATTGCGACTACGATGTACATCGTGGTATTGCACATTTCCTTGCGGATGAAAAGCAAGGAATTGCCGGCATTGTTACGCGAACACGTAAGGGACTACCCACTTATACGTTGGGCATTGCCGAAAGTGTAACCTATCACAGTCCGGTACCCGTACTCAGTGTAAATTACACCAAATAA
- a CDS encoding HAD-IC family P-type ATPase, with amino-acid sequence MNQFFHQSINELFDTFSTSFDGLSSSEANSRLKRYGLNVLPHGKQVTFLKVVLHQFTSPLIYVLIAAGAVSVLIGEHEDAGFIFLIIMINAILGTYQEWKAETNAAALQQLVKTKAKVLRDGNSILLDAEQLVPGDVVLMESGMRVPADLRLISSNNLRTEEAILTGESLPIEKNPQVVGSGELALGDQVNMLFAGTTVMSGRGRGLVVATGLQTEIGKIAKTVSETRQEETPLMRRMSRFAKRVSLIVLVACILIFLIGFYQGIPLIDIFFVAVAVAVSAIPEGLPIAMTVALSIGTSRMAKRNVIIRKLSAVEGLGSCNYIGTDKTGTLTVDQQTVKKILLANGAQVDVSGAGYNGDGVLSGDLIHEGDTAQMLDDLVEAGVLCNEAELIKHGSGWEHQGDAIDVAFLALGIKRGYKLENVRNAVHVVREIPFESDRKYAATIYNKAGKTFAAIKGAVEALVPLCVGNHHEILFQQTNQLAAQGFRVLAVASGEVEASLALKNLNLLGLVALIDPLKPEAKGAVEFCHQAGIQVSMITGDHPATALFIANELGIAASKDDVITGDQLGLSKGKDDTAFHQRLSGKSVFARVSPLQKQQIIEAVRVQGNFAAVTGDGVNDAPALKTANIGVAMGYGSDVAKESASIIITDNNFSSLAAGIEEGRYTYGNLRKIIYMLISTGAAEIIMVFMALLTGLPLPFLPVQLLWLNLVTNGAQDVALAFEKGERHVLNEPPRKPAQGIFDRLMITQTLISGSVMMLLTFGLWFHLLNNLNYAEAEARNIILLLMVLLQNFHVLNCRSERTSVFSIPFSNNYFVWIAIIVAQGIHILSMHIPFMQSLLNIEPVSLSEWLKLLATASIILVVMELYKKISDSP; translated from the coding sequence ATGAATCAGTTTTTTCACCAATCCATAAACGAGCTTTTTGATACGTTCTCAACTTCATTTGATGGCCTGAGTTCATCAGAAGCAAACAGTCGGCTAAAACGCTATGGATTGAATGTATTACCTCATGGTAAGCAGGTTACTTTTCTAAAGGTGGTGCTGCATCAATTTACAAGTCCGCTGATTTATGTACTCATTGCAGCCGGTGCTGTATCAGTATTAATTGGTGAGCATGAAGATGCAGGGTTCATTTTTCTGATCATCATGATCAATGCCATACTGGGGACTTATCAAGAGTGGAAAGCAGAAACCAATGCTGCCGCATTGCAACAACTTGTGAAAACAAAGGCCAAAGTATTGCGCGATGGCAATTCGATTTTATTGGATGCGGAACAGCTGGTACCGGGAGATGTTGTCCTAATGGAATCGGGTATGCGGGTGCCTGCTGATTTGCGATTAATCTCCTCCAACAACTTACGAACCGAAGAGGCCATACTCACCGGTGAATCATTGCCGATTGAAAAGAATCCGCAGGTAGTGGGAAGCGGTGAGCTTGCATTGGGTGATCAGGTAAATATGCTTTTTGCTGGTACTACGGTGATGAGTGGCCGGGGCCGTGGGCTGGTGGTGGCAACCGGTTTACAAACGGAGATTGGAAAAATCGCAAAAACAGTAAGCGAAACCCGACAAGAGGAAACGCCACTGATGAGGCGAATGAGCCGGTTTGCCAAACGGGTAAGCTTGATTGTATTGGTGGCTTGTATCCTGATTTTTCTGATCGGATTCTATCAGGGAATACCTTTGATAGATATTTTCTTTGTTGCTGTTGCGGTTGCTGTTTCGGCCATACCGGAAGGGCTGCCAATTGCCATGACCGTTGCGCTTTCAATCGGAACAAGTAGGATGGCAAAGCGTAATGTCATTATAAGAAAACTTTCTGCTGTTGAAGGATTGGGAAGTTGTAATTATATCGGCACGGATAAAACCGGAACCTTAACGGTTGATCAACAAACCGTGAAGAAAATTTTACTTGCCAATGGCGCCCAAGTTGATGTGAGTGGGGCAGGATATAATGGAGATGGAGTATTATCTGGTGATTTGATTCATGAAGGTGATACGGCACAAATGCTAGACGACCTTGTTGAAGCGGGCGTGTTGTGTAACGAGGCTGAGTTGATTAAGCATGGATCGGGTTGGGAGCATCAGGGGGATGCCATTGATGTGGCTTTTTTGGCATTGGGGATTAAACGCGGCTATAAATTGGAGAATGTCCGCAACGCAGTGCATGTTGTCAGGGAAATTCCATTTGAATCAGATCGTAAATATGCGGCAACTATTTACAATAAGGCAGGTAAAACGTTTGCTGCAATAAAGGGTGCAGTCGAAGCACTTGTGCCACTGTGCGTTGGTAACCATCACGAGATACTTTTTCAACAAACCAATCAACTGGCCGCACAGGGTTTTCGGGTATTGGCAGTAGCGTCAGGGGAGGTTGAAGCTTCTTTAGCGCTTAAGAATTTAAACTTACTGGGATTGGTAGCCCTAATTGATCCACTTAAACCGGAAGCAAAGGGCGCAGTTGAGTTCTGTCACCAGGCGGGTATACAGGTGAGCATGATTACAGGAGATCATCCGGCTACAGCATTGTTTATTGCCAATGAATTAGGAATAGCTGCATCAAAGGATGATGTAATCACGGGCGATCAATTGGGCTTGAGTAAAGGAAAGGATGACACTGCGTTTCATCAGCGGCTCTCGGGAAAAAGTGTTTTTGCGCGGGTGAGTCCCTTGCAAAAGCAACAAATTATAGAAGCGGTTCGGGTGCAGGGAAATTTTGCTGCCGTAACCGGAGACGGTGTGAATGATGCGCCTGCTTTGAAAACGGCCAACATTGGTGTGGCCATGGGCTATGGAAGTGATGTGGCCAAAGAATCAGCCAGCATTATCATTACCGATAATAACTTTTCATCATTGGCGGCCGGCATTGAAGAAGGTCGGTACACATACGGCAATCTTCGCAAAATTATTTACATGTTAATTTCTACCGGGGCAGCCGAAATCATAATGGTGTTTATGGCTTTGCTTACCGGTTTGCCGCTTCCTTTTTTGCCCGTTCAGTTGCTTTGGTTAAACCTGGTAACCAATGGCGCGCAGGATGTTGCCCTTGCATTTGAGAAAGGCGAAAGACATGTATTGAATGAACCGCCCCGTAAACCTGCCCAAGGAATTTTCGACAGACTCATGATCACACAAACCCTAATTTCTGGTTCGGTGATGATGTTGCTCACGTTCGGACTTTGGTTCCATCTGTTGAATAATCTTAATTATGCAGAAGCAGAGGCGCGCAATATCATTTTGTTGTTGATGGTTTTATTGCAGAATTTTCATGTATTGAATTGTCGTTCGGAGCGTACCTCTGTGTTTTCCATCCCATTCTCCAATAATTATTTTGTTTGGATAGCCATTATTGTTGCGCAAGGCATTCACATTCTTTCCATGCATATTCCGTTTATGCAAAGCTTATTGAACATTGAACCGGTAAGCTTATCGGAATGGCTTAAGTTGTTGGCGACTGCTTCAATCATCTTGGTAGTGATGGAATTGTATAAAAAAATTTCTGATAGTCCGTAA
- the fabF gene encoding beta-ketoacyl-ACP synthase II gives MTLKRVVVTGLGALTPIGNTLREYWEGLKAGTSGAAPITRFDATLFKTKFACEVKNFDIGNFMDRKEARKMDPFAQYAMVVADEAIKDSNLPLSELDPHRIGVIWGSGIGGLLTFQEEVKSFAKGDGTPRFNPFFIPKMIPDLSAGHISIKYGFRGPNFVTVSACASSTNAIYDAFTYIRLGKADVIVSGGSEAAVCEAGVGGFNAMKALSERNDSPETASRPYDKERDGFVLGEGAGALVLEEYEHAKKRGAKIYAEVIGGGMSADAYHITAPHPEGAGITKVMENALEDAGIKPQEVDYINTHGTSTPLGDIGEIKAITQVFGDHVFKMNISSTKSMTGHLLGAAGAIEALACLMAINEGVVPPTINNSTPDDQLDSRLNLTLNKAQKRDVKVALSNTFGFGGHNASIIFRKA, from the coding sequence ATGACTTTAAAGCGAGTAGTTGTCACCGGACTTGGTGCACTTACCCCTATCGGGAACACCCTTAGGGAATACTGGGAAGGACTGAAAGCCGGTACCAGTGGTGCTGCCCCTATAACCCGTTTCGATGCTACTCTTTTTAAAACCAAATTTGCCTGCGAAGTAAAAAACTTCGACATCGGTAATTTTATGGATCGCAAGGAGGCCCGCAAGATGGACCCCTTCGCGCAATACGCAATGGTGGTTGCCGATGAGGCCATCAAAGACTCAAACCTTCCGCTGTCAGAACTGGATCCGCATCGCATTGGTGTAATCTGGGGATCAGGCATCGGAGGGTTACTTACCTTTCAGGAAGAAGTGAAGTCATTCGCCAAAGGCGATGGCACACCTCGCTTCAACCCGTTCTTTATTCCAAAAATGATTCCCGACCTGAGTGCAGGTCACATCTCCATCAAGTATGGCTTTCGCGGGCCAAACTTTGTAACCGTTTCGGCTTGTGCATCTTCCACCAACGCCATTTACGATGCCTTTACCTACATTCGTTTAGGTAAGGCGGATGTGATTGTTTCCGGTGGTTCAGAAGCTGCAGTTTGCGAAGCCGGTGTTGGTGGATTTAACGCCATGAAGGCATTATCCGAGCGCAATGATTCGCCTGAAACAGCATCTCGCCCTTACGACAAGGAGCGCGATGGTTTTGTATTGGGAGAAGGTGCCGGTGCATTGGTTCTTGAAGAGTACGAGCACGCCAAAAAACGCGGTGCAAAAATTTATGCCGAAGTGATTGGCGGAGGCATGTCGGCCGATGCATACCACATTACTGCCCCACACCCGGAAGGCGCAGGCATTACCAAAGTGATGGAAAATGCATTGGAAGATGCAGGCATCAAACCGCAAGAAGTGGATTACATCAATACACATGGAACCTCAACGCCTCTTGGCGATATTGGTGAGATCAAGGCCATTACCCAGGTATTTGGCGACCATGTGTTTAAGATGAACATCAGCTCAACCAAATCCATGACCGGGCATTTACTCGGTGCAGCCGGTGCCATTGAAGCGCTGGCTTGTTTGATGGCCATTAACGAAGGTGTTGTTCCGCCTACCATCAATAATTCCACGCCTGACGACCAGTTGGATTCGCGTTTGAACCTGACGCTTAACAAAGCGCAAAAACGCGATGTAAAAGTTGCCTTAAGTAACACGTTTGGCTTTGGTGGCCATAATGCCTCCATCATTTTCCGCAAAGCCTGA
- the rnc gene encoding ribonuclease III, with protein sequence MWRILKITGKKSSSDKQLITAIHNIAGFTPVNLELYRLATRHSSIVKENGNGFKENNERLEYLGDAILGAAVADFLFKKFPYKTEGFLTEMRSRIVNRESLNLLARKIGIGNIVQYDQKNQQLQQVILGNTLEAIVGAIYLDKGYLRTKRFVINKLIVPNYDLDELVSTQTNFKSKVIEWCQRENKEVRFEIVDIKKGRIHKEFTAQVIIDNTVAGTGFGNSKKKAEQDAAYKTCEQLKILEALS encoded by the coding sequence GTGTGGCGAATTCTTAAAATCACCGGTAAAAAATCCTCATCCGACAAACAGCTGATCACAGCTATTCATAACATAGCGGGCTTCACTCCGGTTAATCTGGAACTGTATCGGCTGGCCACGCGCCATAGTTCAATTGTAAAAGAGAACGGCAATGGGTTTAAGGAAAACAACGAACGTCTGGAGTATTTGGGTGATGCCATTCTCGGTGCCGCAGTCGCTGATTTTTTATTCAAGAAATTCCCTTATAAAACAGAAGGCTTTCTGACAGAAATGCGTTCACGAATTGTAAATCGTGAGTCGTTGAACCTGTTGGCTCGCAAAATCGGAATTGGCAACATCGTTCAATACGACCAAAAAAATCAGCAATTACAACAAGTAATTCTTGGAAATACCCTGGAAGCCATTGTGGGCGCAATCTACCTCGACAAAGGATATCTTCGCACCAAACGTTTTGTTATCAACAAACTCATCGTACCCAATTATGATTTGGATGAACTGGTCAGTACACAAACCAACTTTAAAAGCAAAGTGATTGAATGGTGCCAGCGCGAAAACAAGGAGGTGCGCTTTGAAATTGTTGACATTAAAAAAGGCAGAATACACAAGGAGTTTACCGCTCAGGTAATCATTGACAATACTGTAGCGGGAACTGGCTTTGGCAATAGCAAGAAAAAAGCAGAGCAAGATGCGGCTTATAAAACCTGCGAACAATTAAAAATACTGGAGGCATTATCGTGA
- the nadE gene encoding NAD(+) synthase: MKRLKLAGATLNQTPFDWKGNTENIIEAIHHAKQEGARILCLPELCTTGYGCEDVFLSDWLSESAFEQLLKLKEHCADITVNIGLPLRIDGRTYNGSCVVHNKEILGITLKQNLPNDGVHYEPRWFTPWQAGKVITLTRQGVTFQAGDLIYESNGIRFGIEICEDGWSKEKRPGYNFQKRGVDLILNPSASHFAMGKSSNRESEVALDGSRLFNCVYIFCNLLGNEAGRMIYDGDILFAQKGELIAQNNRLSFKRFNVLTCEIDFEHPQKSEQKLLADSKDRNEELTKAATLALYDYLRKSKAKGFALSLSGGADSSMCAVLVAEMVKRASDTLGWDVFCNSIGLTAVKNQQDAVKQLLVCAYQGSKNSSKKTLEAAQSLATSLGATFYHWSIQDEVDTYTKKIEKSLGRTLTWDQDDIALQNIQARARSPIIWMLANIRQSILLTTSNRSEGDVGYATMDGDTSGSLAPIAGIGKPTILAWLKWAEQELGYTGLKHVNNLQPTAELRPSEKNQTDEDDLMPYGVLMAIERQAILKRKSPLEVFEILKSDFADKTALKNHIRKFFRMWAANQWKRERLAPSFHLDDFNVDPRSWCRFPILSSGFTEELALLEAH, translated from the coding sequence GTGAAACGATTAAAACTGGCAGGCGCAACCTTAAACCAGACTCCTTTCGATTGGAAAGGAAATACAGAAAATATTATTGAGGCCATTCATCACGCTAAGCAAGAAGGTGCCCGCATACTTTGTCTGCCCGAGCTATGCACTACCGGCTATGGATGCGAAGATGTATTTCTCAGCGACTGGCTCAGTGAAAGCGCCTTTGAGCAATTACTGAAACTGAAAGAGCATTGTGCCGATATCACGGTCAACATCGGGTTACCCCTTCGCATTGACGGGCGCACATACAACGGTTCATGCGTTGTTCATAACAAGGAGATTCTTGGAATTACCTTGAAACAAAATTTGCCCAATGATGGTGTTCACTATGAGCCAAGGTGGTTTACTCCGTGGCAGGCCGGAAAAGTGATCACGTTAACCCGCCAGGGAGTAACCTTCCAGGCTGGTGATCTCATATATGAATCGAACGGCATTCGCTTTGGAATTGAAATTTGTGAAGATGGATGGAGTAAAGAAAAAAGGCCCGGCTATAATTTTCAAAAACGTGGCGTTGATCTAATCCTCAATCCTAGTGCCAGCCATTTTGCTATGGGCAAGAGCAGCAACCGCGAATCAGAAGTGGCGCTTGATGGATCAAGACTATTTAACTGTGTTTACATTTTCTGCAACCTGTTGGGCAATGAAGCAGGCCGTATGATCTATGACGGAGATATTCTTTTTGCACAAAAGGGCGAATTAATCGCACAAAACAACCGCTTGTCATTTAAGCGGTTTAATGTATTAACCTGCGAAATTGATTTTGAGCATCCTCAGAAAAGTGAACAAAAACTTTTGGCTGATTCAAAAGACCGGAATGAAGAATTAACCAAAGCTGCCACCTTGGCCTTGTACGACTACCTTCGAAAAAGCAAGGCCAAAGGCTTTGCGCTCTCCCTTAGCGGTGGTGCTGATTCTTCCATGTGTGCCGTATTGGTGGCCGAAATGGTAAAACGTGCAAGCGACACATTGGGCTGGGATGTGTTTTGCAACAGCATTGGTTTAACAGCTGTTAAAAATCAACAAGATGCGGTAAAGCAATTGTTGGTCTGTGCATATCAAGGCTCCAAAAATTCATCTAAAAAAACACTTGAGGCCGCCCAATCATTGGCCACATCATTAGGCGCAACATTTTACCATTGGAGTATTCAAGATGAAGTGGATACATACACCAAAAAAATTGAAAAAAGTTTAGGCCGAACATTAACATGGGATCAGGATGATATTGCCTTGCAAAACATACAGGCACGTGCCCGGTCTCCCATCATCTGGATGTTAGCCAACATCCGGCAAAGCATCCTGCTGACCACCTCAAACCGAAGTGAAGGCGATGTGGGTTACGCCACCATGGATGGCGATACCAGTGGCAGTCTGGCGCCTATTGCCGGCATTGGCAAGCCTACCATTTTGGCATGGCTGAAATGGGCTGAACAAGAGTTGGGGTATACTGGATTGAAGCATGTGAATAACTTACAACCCACAGCTGAACTTCGTCCGTCCGAAAAAAATCAAACCGATGAAGACGACCTGATGCCATATGGTGTGCTGATGGCCATTGAGCGACAAGCTATATTGAAAAGAAAATCACCACTTGAAGTATTTGAGATTTTAAAGTCAGATTTTGCTGACAAAACCGCCCTGAAAAACCATATCAGGAAATTCTTCCGCATGTGGGCCGCCAATCAATGGAAACGTGAACGACTGGCACCATCTTTCCATCTGGATGATTTCAATGTTGACCCACGATCGTGGTGCAGATTTCCTATATTATCATCGGGATTTACCG
- a CDS encoding IPExxxVDY family protein, whose protein sequence is MKKTKLVIEYDFDFELAGIISALKGYKLAWEINQKLGVKLVRQPDLAVGFKNQEERYFSFYAYETRLNRLKLFKNKPIDYETGKYFLVPEFPRFDFILLTASEDVNFTSMVLQAIKEIPSIELVAPIAADSLKSRSNFVF, encoded by the coding sequence ATGAAGAAAACCAAGCTGGTTATTGAGTATGATTTCGACTTCGAACTGGCCGGCATTATCTCGGCTTTGAAAGGTTATAAACTGGCCTGGGAGATTAATCAGAAACTGGGTGTAAAGCTTGTGCGGCAGCCCGATCTGGCGGTTGGATTCAAAAATCAGGAGGAACGATATTTTTCTTTTTATGCATATGAAACGCGTCTCAATCGATTGAAACTGTTTAAAAACAAACCTATCGATTACGAGACCGGAAAGTATTTTCTGGTGCCTGAATTTCCTCGTTTTGATTTTATACTTTTGACAGCATCAGAAGATGTTAATTTTACTTCTATGGTTCTGCAAGCGATAAAAGAAATTCCTTCCATTGAACTGGTAGCTCCCATAGCGGCTGATTCGTTAAAGTCGAGAAGTAACTTTGTTTTTTAA
- a CDS encoding IS1595 family transposase, which translates to MNLIEFIKRFPNEQSCRAHFRDYRMSKGVVCKKCGHKEHYWLAGKEQFQCKQCRFRTTLRSGTVLESGKLPFWYWYLTMHLMSSTKKGFSAHEIRRQLGHKRYEPIWLMMKKIRTFMGKAEEAKTLKGMVELDDAYFSTSTSKRARRKLKRGKGSQKKSKVTVMAESFPLEVHGRKERYCGQFKMKVNPSEDRHSANRVVSQNIDPDSVLFTDQATGYVDLKSLVDVHVSFKSDYEGVNELKWVHIAIANAKRTLLGIYHVIKEKYLQHYLDEFCFKLNRRYSLNLFDNLVFSLV; encoded by the coding sequence ATGAATTTGATCGAGTTTATCAAACGGTTCCCCAACGAGCAGTCCTGTCGGGCACACTTTCGGGATTATCGAATGAGTAAAGGGGTTGTGTGTAAAAAGTGTGGCCATAAGGAGCATTATTGGCTTGCCGGAAAAGAGCAGTTTCAATGTAAACAGTGCCGGTTCAGAACCACCTTACGGAGCGGCACAGTGCTGGAGAGCGGTAAGTTGCCATTCTGGTATTGGTACCTGACTATGCACCTAATGAGTTCAACCAAGAAAGGATTTTCAGCGCATGAAATCAGGCGTCAGTTAGGGCATAAACGATATGAGCCTATATGGCTGATGATGAAGAAAATACGGACTTTCATGGGCAAGGCAGAGGAAGCAAAAACACTTAAGGGTATGGTGGAATTGGACGATGCCTACTTCAGTACCAGTACATCCAAACGAGCAAGAAGAAAGCTTAAGCGGGGCAAAGGCAGCCAGAAGAAATCCAAAGTTACGGTCATGGCAGAATCCTTTCCCTTGGAGGTTCATGGGCGTAAAGAACGTTATTGTGGCCAATTCAAAATGAAAGTCAACCCTTCTGAGGATCGCCATTCGGCCAACCGGGTAGTAAGCCAGAATATTGATCCCGATAGCGTGTTGTTCACCGATCAAGCCACCGGCTATGTGGACCTGAAAAGCCTGGTGGATGTGCATGTGAGTTTTAAATCCGATTACGAGGGTGTTAATGAACTGAAATGGGTTCACATTGCTATCGCTAATGCCAAGAGAACCTTACTGGGTATTTATCATGTCATCAAAGAAAAATACCTTCAGCATTACCTGGATGAGTTCTGTTTTAAACTCAACAGAAGGTATTCACTCAATCTGTTTGATAATCTTGTCTTTAGCTTAGTTTAG
- the pyk gene encoding pyruvate kinase: protein MEMISYNKTKIVATVGPASNSREMLRALIKEGVDVFRLNFSHGSHEDHQKVINTVRELNEELGSTVALLLDLQGPKIRVQEVEADVVLERGQEFIITTRQLKGNREIASTSYQQLPKDVKKGDVILVDDGKIELKVKEVRDIDVVTEVVYGGPLKSRKGINMPFTKVSAPSLTEKDLKDLEFGIKNNLDWIALSFVRKAQDIKILRSILEEHQSLSRIVAKIEKPEALSNIDEIIAATDAVMVARGDLGVEIWLEEVPMVQKMLVEKCNAAAKPVIVATQMMESMIENPRPTRAETNDVANAVMDGADAVMLSAETAAGKYPIEVVRSMVRTIASVEKNEKLYYRFREVDPKSPVYINDSLVLAACKLAKDVGAKAIVGMTASGYTAFKSSSYRPNTNIFVFTSNKYLINTINLVWGARGYHYNKVNSTDETIADVESILKKEGHVQSGDIFITMASMPIQERQRTNTLKINIVK, encoded by the coding sequence ATGGAAATGATATCGTACAATAAAACCAAAATTGTTGCCACTGTAGGTCCTGCCTCCAACTCACGCGAGATGCTTCGCGCGCTCATCAAAGAGGGCGTTGATGTGTTTCGTTTGAATTTCTCACATGGTTCTCATGAGGATCACCAAAAAGTGATCAATACCGTTCGTGAGTTGAATGAAGAACTTGGCTCAACGGTTGCGTTGCTTTTGGATTTGCAAGGCCCTAAAATTCGCGTGCAGGAAGTTGAGGCGGATGTAGTGTTGGAGCGAGGTCAGGAGTTTATCATTACCACGAGGCAGTTGAAAGGGAACCGTGAAATTGCCAGTACATCGTACCAGCAACTACCTAAAGATGTGAAGAAGGGTGATGTGATACTGGTGGATGACGGTAAGATTGAATTGAAAGTGAAGGAAGTTCGTGATATTGATGTGGTAACCGAAGTTGTATACGGTGGCCCGTTGAAATCACGCAAGGGAATAAACATGCCCTTTACCAAAGTATCGGCACCATCACTTACGGAAAAAGATTTAAAAGATCTTGAATTCGGGATTAAGAACAACCTGGACTGGATTGCACTTTCGTTTGTGCGTAAGGCGCAGGATATAAAAATTTTGAGAAGCATTCTGGAAGAGCATCAGTCGCTTTCGCGCATTGTGGCCAAGATTGAAAAGCCCGAAGCGCTGAGCAACATTGATGAGATTATTGCGGCTACCGATGCCGTGATGGTAGCGCGTGGCGATTTAGGTGTGGAGATCTGGTTGGAAGAAGTGCCGATGGTTCAAAAAATGCTGGTAGAGAAATGCAATGCCGCGGCCAAGCCGGTAATTGTAGCCACGCAGATGATGGAGAGCATGATTGAAAATCCGCGTCCTACACGTGCAGAGACAAATGACGTTGCCAATGCCGTAATGGACGGGGCTGATGCCGTGATGCTCTCTGCGGAAACAGCAGCAGGTAAATACCCCATTGAAGTGGTGCGCAGTATGGTGCGTACAATTGCATCGGTGGAGAAAAATGAAAAGTTGTATTACCGTTTCCGGGAAGTAGACCCAAAATCTCCGGTATACATCAACGACAGCCTCGTGTTGGCTGCCTGTAAGTTGGCAAAGGATGTTGGCGCAAAAGCCATTGTGGGTATGACAGCTTCGGGTTACACAGCATTTAAATCATCTTCATACCGACCGAATACCAATATTTTTGTTTTTACCAGTAACAAGTACCTGATCAATACCATCAACCTGGTGTGGGGTGCCCGGGGTTATCACTACAACAAGGTAAATTCAACAGATGAGACTATTGCTGATGTAGAATCCATCCTGAAAAAAGAAGGGCATGTACAAAGCGGTGACATTTTCATCACGATGGCCAGTATGCCCATTCAGGAACGTCAGCGTACCAATACCCTGAAGATTAATATCGTAAAATAG